The Bactrocera dorsalis isolate Fly_Bdor chromosome 3, ASM2337382v1, whole genome shotgun sequence genomic interval atgcacattttgagggctaggtgaggggatcatcgcgggcaaacatgaagagggaagtgagagcaacgttttaccactccatatttacaaatgagagcaacgtattttccaccaccattgactgatctatcacatgtacagtggtgtgaacaaaatagaaacaaccataaggtgttgtgaagttttaaaatatgctgttttcttattaaataaaattgttttagatacataacatcacatatatatattttttcctaacagtgattaaaatttcccaccatgcaaaggtaaataaaaacaaattttaatgcgaaactctaaactctgcaaattatgtttacccatttttgttcacacaactgtacaattccgatatgaagtaaacttccacccttaaatttgtgtacaatgtcagtattgccgcaaccactctgcgatgaacatcaagttacggaggaatgtaattcatttttttcgcaatttttctcaacttgttatgcccttctctccgtaaactgatattcccctcatccagcccccgtgcgcactttgctaactttgcgggctaaaaatgtgcccatccctgcgctacaccatcacccatcttaaaACCcggcattcattattgaataatattcgaccgaatagagcACGTCCCGCacgtagtgaagaaaatattcgaagaccgtagagagtcgattcggcgccgctCGCAGATGGATGGAAAGATTTAAAAGCGGTCAAAAATGCAAGAACTTCCTTCTTgccgacatttggtttcaacaagacgatgCCACTAccatacatcgcatcaatcaatgcacagtcgattggccaccaaaatcgtgtgatatcacaccgtttgactttttcctgtaaagatatgtaaagtctatagtctatgcggacaattcagcccttggagtaaaacatcacTCGTGTCATTCGCAAGTTACCAGTCGatatgttcgaacgagtcatcgaaaattttactcaacgtatggaccatctgagacgtagcgaCGGCcagcatttgaaagaaataatctttaaaaaataaatgccaaagaatgttctttcgaatagtaataaaaattccatatcaaatttgaagtttctgttttttttttctttaaaaaagtaggaaacctcgaaatagatcacccttAAGCTGTGTGTATGAAATAAACTTTGCTTAAGAGCTGAAGGCTAATCAGATGCAAAGTTTTAACAagcaaatggaaaatttattaaattggtgAAACGGGTCAGGATCAAATTTGAAGAGATGTTATATACCATACCATAATGAAATATTCACCCAAGAAAGCATAATCAGGTCCTACTACCAGTTTTAGCGATTTCCGCAAGAGCCTGTTCTATGTCACCGGTACATATAGTCGAGAGTTGTTATATTGGCTATCTAACCCTGTTTGGATCgataaattccattttttttagcTATTTTAATCATTCTGTACATATACCACATACGAGTCAATTTGTTGTCAATTTTCGTCGAcggttattttttaaactaattttttcgtATTGAGTTGTCCAAGCTTGTTTTCTAAagtttttcgtgattttttccACGGGCGAGATTATGTGTAATTTTCTTCGTCTAGGGGTTCGTCGTACAAAGGATCTTTCGGTTTTTTaatgttatacatatacataagtatttatggAAAAACCCATGACTCATCTTGCTAGAGTTTAATTATGTGCAACCTAGCCCGTTTCGTGGGCACGTATATTTCTATACCGTCTTTGTCTCATAACCAGAGTTGTCGTCTCTCCTTTGCTAATAGATTTATTGGCGCGCTGCTTATCCACTGCGTTCAGATAAAGTGTCAAAGAGGTCATCCAACGATAGGCCTAGGAAATGTGCTGTTTTACCATAGgaagaggggtgtcagatgtgtgGGGTTAGCTGggtatgcaaagaggtggttagagttatggggactcgttgcatgctggaCATACGTTTGATATGTCGGGGTTGTTTCTATTATGTTATAAGTATGAGTTTAActgctacagtatccaaaaAGCTGCGAATGGTTCACTCTCGACTCTCGCGGacactcgagctcttcgtctgcaatgcccacgacagccggttctacgttacCGGAATCGACCCAGATTTTATCCGGCGAAGGGCAACTTTTTGGAAATCtaccttgttgttgttttttcccgTTAATATGGTAAGGATTAGCTAAGTTGTCGTCGccgtttcgacggggtcggaccatagggaaAGGAGAGTAAGATTTGTATGCAGCGCATGCAAGGAGGTAGCCAGAGTCATGCGGAGAgtcattgcacgcaggacacatattggatatgtcggggacAATTCTGGATAgataggagtttaacctgctacagtatctagaacgaagctgcgcaaacTCGTTTTGATCGGTAAGTTTTCACTCTCATGCTCTTCTGCAACGGCTCCGAGGGTGTACCAGCCCTCCTCCAACCAAGCATTACACGTACATAACAAACTGGTGCCGTAGCTCGTTCTAAACCATTTCAAAAGTGCTCAGCGTCGACCTATTAGTTTGAGTTTTCAGGTTACCGAATGTTCACTGTACAGTTAACAAATTAAACGGGGAATACCGCCAAGATTTTCTTACTTTTCACATACAGTTAACATAATTAATGATGTCTTAACACTATtgaacaataaatttataaacaaataactaGTAGAAAATTCCAAATAACTCAAATATATTCGAGGCGAGAGGGGTTTTTCAAAATCACTACTCATTCATCGTCATTCAATTAGAACACTTGTACTAATTGGTAGATCACAATAATTCTTTCTCAGGTTAAATGACTGTAGAATGGAATTTCAGTCGAAAACAAGTCGTTGCAATTTGAAGATGTCTAAACTGGTTCTCAAAGTGATCCTTTCTATTTTGCTACTGTTTTGGGTTTGCGAAATGGTGGCCGCTAGAGGaggtggcggtggcggtggaCACGGTGGCGGGGGTGGTGGACATGGTGGCGGCCACGGTGGATTTGGTGGTGGACATGGTGGATTTGGTGGAGGTCGTGGTGGATTTGGTGGCGGACGTGGTGGCGGACGTGGTGGTTTTGGTGGCGGACGTGGTGGTTTTGGTGGCAGAGGATTTGGTCGTGGAGGTGGCGGCGCCTTTTTTGGACGCGGTTTTGGTTACCGTGGCGGTTATGGTTGGAGAGCGcccgttgttgttggtggagTGGGCGTTGTGGAGTATGAGCGGCCCTACTGTTATTACCATCCTTGGGCGTGTTATGACTACTACTACTGAATGTTGAGTTGGACATTTTATTAcagttatttacaaaatatacaattattatatttaaaatataaaattatttttcataaagatTTTcggattacaaaataaaaaaaattaaatcaattttttatgaaactattttttGATGCATTAATTGCAACCCTGATAAGAACTAAtactaaaaaaagtatttttatataattataattataaaaaatattaatagtagaaaaaaaataataaataatatttaaaaaaataataaataatataaaaaaaaataataaataatatttataataataaaaaacaacatttataataaaaaaaaattgttttgaaatgagCATTATTCCAACACACATTTTCCTTTACTTTTGtcaccaattttttatttattaagaaactacatatgtatgtatgtatttataaacatGATACGAGTCTTACTTAATATTTAGTATGAAAATTTGTAGTgtctttttttaaagtttattttattattacacaaACATCGGTTATTTGTTATACAATATGCAATTAAGTCTCTATGTATGTTCGTTTGTTTCACTGTATATTATGTACAAGTGTATATAttgactttaaatatttttatgatatatATTTGCTCAAATAAAtctcttttttttgctttgcgcataaattattaaaaaatattgtactcatagcaaacaaattttcttttttattgtaaaagtaaatcaataaacatgaatttatttaaaaatccatCAGATATGTTGGCTACTGATGCattattgtatgtgtatatataaatacatatctaaAAATTATCAGTATAATTCGTTGAGTTAAATAGTGCAGACTAGCGCTGCTCGATGATTGGAACGTGTTTGAGgaggattttttttatacaaaaatattcgatgtttaaaaaaatgaaattttatacctTTAACAATGTGTATTGAATTTGTCACGACGTTAGTAACGCTACAAATAAAACGTCGGAAATTATGtagagtacatacatatactcgtaaatgATTGGCATCATAGCTCAGTCGATTTAACCACCTGTCCTGTCCTCTCCGTTCGTCTGTATATAGGCGAATTAGTCATtccgtttttgagatatcgatctgaaattttgtacctATGTTTTTCTCtgcaagaagttgctcatttatcggaaccgtcgatatcggaccactatagcatatagctgccatacaaacttaacgatcaaaatccagtctttgtatggaaaactttttcatttgacgagatatcttcacgaaatttggcatgaattattagACAAAGCAACGGTATATTTTCCGCAGAAATTGTTCATagcggactactatagcatatagctgccatagaaacttaacgatcaaaattatgtctttgtatggaaaactttttcatttgacgtgatatcttcacgaaatttggcatgaattataaGCCAAAACACTGGTacattctccgaagaaattgttcagatcggacagcTATAACATAGAGCTGTCATAGAAattgatcaatcaaaatcaagtttaaaaatttttatatgctcagaaatgcacctgtgagaGGCATTATAGCTTCGGTAAAGCCGAAGTtatagttttttcttgtttcaacataaaatttgtgtatactatttctaaaaaattgaaaaaaaaatcaaatatatctTATAATAAATGATTGAGTATacttattcaataaaaatatatataaaagtaaggAAACTTGTTGAGCTGGACTGCATATTTTGCACACAACTACATAAATTATTGCCTGAACACAACTTTTCTGAGTACACGTTTGtaagtattattatatattagctccatataaatgcataatttgtgcttattgttgttgttacacaattttttatgtgCAAAACTATAGCTATTTCAtatgaacttaatttttaaaccaACCATTGCTGAGTATTTTCGAACggaagtgtttttgttgttgcacttatactaaaatatttctttgtatatatgtatggatgtatgtatgtatgtatatggccaGTTGAAAGTAAGTACAGTTGCTTTTTTTCTCCACCACACGCGCTCTACATCATCGTTTTGCACTCGTACTCCACCAAACTGTGTTGTATACAATGATTGATTTCCGCAAAACTGGGACGTTCATTTGGTTTACGATTCCAACAACGACGCATTAAAGCATACACCGATAACGGTGTATTGTCCGGACAGCTCAGCACGTTGCCTTCTTTGATGAACTTAATCACCTCTTCGTGTGTCAGCCCAAAGTAGGGTTGCAATGCGAACGAGAATATCTCCCACAAGCATATGCCATAAGCCCAGACATCCGATTCAATGGAGAATTTGTTGTACAATATACTTTCGAGTGGCATCCAACGTATCGGTATAACATCATTCTCATCACCCTTATAGTAGTCTTGCAAGTATATTTTATGTGATAAGCCGAAATCGGCAATTTTCACTTCCATTTGTTCGTTGATTAGACAATTGCGTGTGGCCAAATCGCGATGTACAAACTTCCGTTCAGACAAGTAAACCATACCGGCAGCAATTTGTGCCGCTATCTGTAGTAAGTGACCCTCATTCAATTCCTGACGATTGcgttgttgtatttgatgcgtGGCATAGGGTGAACAGGCGCgtaaaaattcacttaaatCACCCGGTGACATGAATTCGAAGAGTAGACACATGGGTCGTCCCAATGCGCATACGCCGAGTAGCTTAACAATATTGGCGTGATCGAATTCAGCCAAGAGGCAGGCCTCACGTTCGAAATCCATCTGCATTTGATCGCTGGCGTCGTCTTTCAGCATTTTCACGGCGACCAGATAGTCATCGTTGCCCGGCACAAGACCAGGTGCTTTAGCCTACGCGATGATTATTAATTCAAATGTAATTATTgaattatgcatttttttatcaCTAACTCACCTGAAACACCCTTCCAAAAGCGCCTTGCCCCAACGAACGCACATATACGATATCGCCACGTGGATATTCCAGTTTCTCCAATTTcgtgtttaaatttgttttgggcTCGGCTACACTGTGTACTGTTGCTGTACTTTTAATTGTGCCACACTTGTTGCTTATGGCTACCGCATTGTTCGAACCTAAAGTTTCTCTGCTCTCTGTCAAATTGCAATCGCCACCGCCGCGCACCGAAACATTGCACTCGGAGGTTGGTACtggttggcgttgttgttgcgaCGAAAACTCTTTATGCTTAGATATCTTGTGTACCAGTAAAATAATCAAATGTAGCGCCACAATGCCAACGAAACCGATGCCGGCGAGTAGGAAGATCATGGATGGTGTGAAAAAAGTTTCCATTTTTATGGGTGCATTAAGATCTTTGGCAGTGAGATCAATATAGTCAGCTGTAAAAAAGGCTttaattgtttaacattttattttaaattattgtatatgcACTTACGGCAGAGTGGTATATCGCAGTGCTGCCAACGGACGGACTCATCGAGCGTGTAACACCATGGATAGGGTTCTTCGCCACCGGCATTACGGCAGTAATTTTCACCATTAGCTATTTGCGGAAACACCTGTGGCGGTTGGATATGTTTGTGCGGATGTTGCACGTCCCAGCGTTGACATGGCAAGCCCGTTTTCGTTACATTTACCGTGCCGAGATAGTAACGGCCGTTGCCATTGCGACAATcgtctattaaaatttagtatagTATAATATAAGAAGAAATGtaacataaatataaagttCACGTGTACGTTATACTTACAGCTTACTTCATCTTCTTTAAGTTCCGTTAGTCCAATGTACGAGCAATTCGGTTTCTTTGCGGTGGCATTGTGTCTTGGTAGCACGCTACAGTTGGGTAACCGGAAATGCAAGCGACTCTTCAGAAATATATTACGCTCCTTCTTCTCCTCAATCAACACCCAATCGTTGTAgcagaattgtaaatgtgtCGCTGTGCAATCCTCATAGCATAACGGCACTTTTATTGTACGTCCATTTTCCCTCTGACAATGCGGGAATGCGTAGGCGCACAGCATTTTCTATAAAGAATGAGCAGATTAACTTCCTAAGCTTAAGACAATAATTGTATTACAAGTGCGGGCACTCACCTCTGCCGCTTGGCGGCATAATCCCGTCAAGTCTGCAATTAATTCTTCCCACAATGCGGTTGtaatttgctcattcttccagCCGCCCGTCGGATCTTCACGACTATACCATACCTGTCCGCTTATATATTGCTTACAAATTATACCATTGTATGGCGCACAATAGCCTTTCTCCTCGTGCTCGTATTCGTGCAATTCAGCAGCATTGACGGCAGCGTGTTGATGTTGATGTCGCCCTCCCGCTGTTGTCCCACTATCTCCTTCGTGTGGCGCTTTCAAGGAAGTAGCGGCGGCATTGACGCTGtcgattgtaaacaaaaataccGCAGCCACCGCGAGCAAAACAAAAGTccgaataaaaaaacaacaagcatCGATAAAGTGGCCCACAGCGAAATTGCCGCTTTTGCCACATTTCCTTTTACGCTTAACACTAACAGGCGCACTACTTCCCACACCCAGTGCCAAATGGCTTCTGGTGTTTTCTGTTACTTGCGCCCCCTTTTGCACAATGCACGACCACTTCATCGTATCGCCTTTGCgttggaaaatgtgaaaaaccgtacttttcacttatttttatgATGTCCTTTTAACATTTTAACTACAGAGTAGCTTTAATATcactttaataatataatattctatattttacaatttttgtacaaTATTTAGCAGTTTAATTGTGCTGAATTTATTTTTCTGCCTTTGAAGACGCCTTATGAAGTGTGACTGACAATTGGGAGGATAATTGATAGTAGGCAATGTTAAGGGTGGTTTTTCCTTCAGTGCAGGGATGTTTCACTGCACATAAAGGACTATATAAAGAGGAAGAAAAATACAGAGACTCAACAGCTGACTCCACTACATTACACTATCAAGGAAATAGGAAGCaatatttgttttacattttttatttgatatccTTCATTAATGTTACACTATAAATGTGATTAAATTGCATATATACATGACATTTAATTACTTTCTTCATCGGGAATGGAATCCAAGCCCTGtaggaatgaaaaaaaaaaaaatatttgtatgaataGCCAATAAGGGTACCTATTTTTCCATTATAACTAAAAGAACCAAATCTTTTCGagtaagtgaaatatttagaattaaagataaaataaattggAACCAAacaatatacatttgtataaattaaaacaataaaccaTTGTTTCgacagtaaatttaaaaaaactacaTTCTCTAACGTATTCCCTGTTAGAATACCTGCATTTTCTACAAATGTTTCATATACAAAAGTAATCTTATCAACGATATATATATGTCGTCATGACGTAGACTGGAgaatatatggatatatgtatatgtacattcattgactgacatattttcataaattcgaTTTagtaatcataaaaatttaatttatttttaagttactGATTAGTGCCCATTAAACAATTAATATCTACTTGCTATTgcattttgcaaattaaaatgGTCTTTTAAATTGCTAAATGAAATTTATAGTTagtaatttcttttttgaaaatcgaaaactccaaatatatcaataaactttgaaaatattgcaaaaactaATAGCACTAGAATCctaacttttgcttttgttgataAACAAGCACTCGCTGAAACTATTATAATTTTCCAACTAGTTGATACTCACATTCTGAATGTATGGATTTTTGGTTAGTCTGCTGTCGCGTTGATACAAAATTCGGTCGAAACGTTCGTCCATATTGCGGCGGTAGGACTGTAGGATagttaaaaatacaattaaataattgATGTAGGAACAACTGTCATAAAGTGaacgaaataaattaatttataaactgAATTAGATACTAATATGTTGAAAAGATGCGAAGCACTACGATCCAGCACACAGTTATATAAGCTGACTGTGTCATCCGGAATATACTTCAACCAACATTTACTTACATTGCCAAGGGTCAATTTGTTAAGACCCCACATCGCGTACACAGGAACTGCAAGTACGACTGTGATAATGCCGGCTGAAGGTAAGATTTCGTACCacattttatttagtttgttaTTTTATGATTTGTAAAAGAACGAAACAACTTCGAACGAAATCTCACGCACCAACACAAACTTTTTTCACAATAGTTTGACAGCGAGTAGAAGATTTGACGGTTCGATCAGCTGGCTGAGAGCTGTCAATAAAAAGACAGCAAAGCTGCACACAAAAGAGTTTTAACGCCGACCAAAAAGAATTTCAGCTTAGTTATCGATAACATACCGCACTGAAATACAGAATACAGGAAATATTTACTTATCCAATTGGAAGAAATGTTACTCGGGAATCAAGATACAAACGGTTTAGTTGTATAAATCTCTATAATTTTTGAACCAGCTTGGATTTAAGCTTCaaacatattttagaaatttgaaagtaatccataacaaaaaagttatcaaaaataCAAGCAATAGTACACagtttttcacaaatattaattgtacgtcacttttttgttattgtttttgtttttatgttttttgtactccttttgtatatacttatttaaaaattctaagtGTGTTATtgaatgtttataaaaataaacttaaaattagaaataattgcTACGAAAATTGTTGTGCTAATTAGAATAGCAGAATTCTCAAAGCGACATCTAGCGTAAAAGATTTACAATACATCCCAATTTTACCTGTCACCGGCCGCTATTTGCAAACGGCAAtttgcaaaacaacaacaaatacagtaCCAACAAAGCTGACATCTACAAAACGGTGACAATTGCTTTTCATCGTTTCTTCCATAGACggcagaaaaaa includes:
- the LOC105233845 gene encoding tyrosine-protein kinase transmembrane receptor Ror2 codes for the protein MKWSCIVQKGAQVTENTRSHLALGVGSSAPVSVKRKRKCGKSGNFAVGHFIDACCFFIRTFVLLAVAAVFLFTIDSVNAAATSLKAPHEGDSGTTAGGRHQHQHAAVNAAELHEYEHEEKGYCAPYNGIICKQYISGQVWYSREDPTGGWKNEQITTALWEELIADLTGLCRQAAEKMLCAYAFPHCQRENGRTIKVPLCYEDCTATHLQFCYNDWVLIEEKKERNIFLKSRLHFRLPNCSVLPRHNATAKKPNCSYIGLTELKEDEVSYDCRNGNGRYYLGTVNVTKTGLPCQRWDVQHPHKHIQPPQVFPQIANGENYCRNAGGEEPYPWCYTLDESVRWQHCDIPLCPDYIDLTAKDLNAPIKMETFFTPSMIFLLAGIGFVGIVALHLIILLVHKISKHKEFSSQQQRQPVPTSECNVSVRGGGDCNLTESRETLGSNNAVAISNKCGTIKSTATVHSVAEPKTNLNTKLEKLEYPRGDIVYVRSLGQGAFGRVFQAKAPGLVPGNDDYLVAVKMLKDDASDQMQMDFEREACLLAEFDHANIVKLLGVCALGRPMCLLFEFMSPGDLSEFLRACSPYATHQIQQRNRQELNEGHLLQIAAQIAAGMVYLSERKFVHRDLATRNCLINEQMEVKIADFGLSHKIYLQDYYKGDENDVIPIRWMPLESILYNKFSIESDVWAYGICLWEIFSFALQPYFGLTHEEVIKFIKEGNVLSCPDNTPLSVYALMRRCWNRKPNERPSFAEINHCIQHSLVEYECKTMM
- the LOC105233844 gene encoding uncharacterized protein LOC105233844; this encodes MWYEILPSAGIITVVLAVPVYAMWGLNKLTLGNSYRRNMDERFDRILYQRDSRLTKNPYIQNGLDSIPDEESN